In Helianthus annuus cultivar XRQ/B chromosome 3, HanXRQr2.0-SUNRISE, whole genome shotgun sequence, a single window of DNA contains:
- the LOC110931855 gene encoding uncharacterized protein LOC110931855 — MRLTPAEEMTVEQLTHQNIKPRDILAAIKEKNPHNVSTRNTIYKAWAKLGRMEQVGKTPMQMLFDRLETVGYVFYHRTSENGERVEDVFFIHPDSKMLWRAFPHVLLLDSTYKTNQYKMLLV, encoded by the coding sequence ATGAGGCTGACTCCAGCAGAAGAGATGACGGTGGAGCAACTTACGCATCAGAACATAAAACCACGAGACATTCTTGCTGCCATTAAAGAAAAGAATCCCCATAATGTATCAACTAGAAACACCATATACAAGGCTTGGGCAAAATTGGGTCGAATGGAACAAGTCGGTAAGACTCCAATGCAGATGCTTTTCGACCGGTTGGAGACGGTTGGGTATGTTTTTTACCATAGAACATCTGAAAACGGCGAACGGGTCGAGGATGTTTTTTTCATCCACCCGGACTCGAAGATGTTGTGGCGCGCCTTCCCGCATGTGTTGCTTCTAGACTCCACCTATAAGACGAATCAGTACAAAATGCTGCtagtttaa